A genomic stretch from Mycobacterium malmoense includes:
- a CDS encoding MaoC family dehydratase: protein MDQDLSYQLAFGTYEDALRMVGTQGEPRTARTPVSGARIQLFAAMVHDGNRSYWDAEFARRTWGGLLAPPALLMGWLIPPPWQPGGRPPAASLALRVPLPGTTFINAANDVEFPLPIVEGDLLTAVEELVSVSPEKRTRLGVGHFVETLETYRRQDGAVVATCRNTLFRFTPGAPS, encoded by the coding sequence GTGGATCAGGACCTCAGCTACCAGCTGGCCTTCGGCACCTACGAGGACGCGCTGCGGATGGTCGGCACCCAGGGTGAGCCGCGAACCGCGCGGACACCGGTCAGCGGCGCGCGCATCCAGTTGTTCGCCGCCATGGTCCACGACGGTAACCGCTCGTATTGGGATGCCGAGTTCGCCCGGCGAACATGGGGAGGTCTGCTGGCCCCGCCCGCCTTGCTGATGGGATGGCTGATACCTCCACCGTGGCAGCCCGGGGGCAGGCCGCCGGCGGCGTCGCTTGCCCTGCGGGTGCCGTTACCGGGCACGACATTTATCAACGCCGCCAACGACGTTGAGTTTCCGCTGCCCATCGTCGAGGGAGATCTGCTTACCGCCGTCGAGGAGCTGGTCTCGGTGTCGCCGGAAAAGCGGACCCGTCTGGGGGTCGGCCATTTCGTCGAGACTCTGGAGACTTATCGCCGCCAAGACGGGGCCGTGGTCGCCACGTGCCGCAATACGTTGTTCCGGTTCACCCCGGGGGCACCCTCGTGA
- a CDS encoding secreted hydrolase — translation MNSDWRSYPFRLVPGDPQLDFPAAEGEHPDQESDTWFIAGQLDAIQADRSFAFLTIFNKNRPGGTVVADFYTMALFDLDTGDYGTYTDYDMPPANLEPGARRKLAMASGHLDVSYRSGAGTASWTTCRDDDGELLPYTYRVSLVGEDHLGRRMRLDLAVTPTRAPTPVGASTYNGKIVCFGQRDTYSYFQTGMAMTGTLRWGDVVEQVSGSAGHVDRQWFPKYAGGGGTGGDPRARSHEWRTINLDNGVDLSIWRQFDRTNGNALQHFTGVTASYPDPAMPPECAEDVEVTTSSYVRWPNAVRPLVRPVAAARYMPDRHRITCATLQLDVIGEPLVAAPAHGLPIEYMEGPYRYRGTLWGKPVTGFAFNERSLALYRDWELVEVLATTVANTEPAAPDLQTMVDRVAPLVTSGRRGEAVELLTRVAPVENELVATILDDLIAVLSSGD, via the coding sequence ATGAATAGCGACTGGCGTAGTTACCCGTTCCGGCTGGTGCCCGGTGATCCCCAGCTCGATTTCCCAGCCGCCGAAGGCGAACACCCCGACCAGGAGTCGGACACCTGGTTCATCGCCGGTCAGCTCGACGCCATCCAGGCCGACCGTTCCTTTGCCTTTCTGACCATCTTCAACAAGAACCGGCCCGGCGGAACGGTGGTCGCGGACTTCTACACCATGGCGCTGTTCGACCTGGACACCGGTGATTACGGCACCTACACCGATTACGACATGCCGCCGGCCAACCTGGAACCGGGGGCGCGGCGCAAGCTGGCCATGGCCTCGGGCCATCTCGACGTCAGCTACCGAAGCGGCGCCGGCACCGCGTCCTGGACCACCTGCCGCGACGACGACGGGGAATTGCTGCCCTACACCTACCGGGTCAGCCTGGTGGGCGAGGACCACCTCGGCCGGCGCATGCGGCTCGACCTGGCCGTAACACCAACGCGCGCACCGACTCCGGTGGGCGCGTCGACCTACAACGGGAAGATCGTCTGCTTCGGCCAACGCGACACGTACTCGTATTTCCAGACCGGAATGGCGATGACCGGGACCCTGCGCTGGGGCGACGTGGTCGAGCAGGTTTCCGGCAGCGCGGGGCACGTCGACCGGCAGTGGTTCCCGAAATACGCCGGCGGCGGGGGAACCGGGGGCGACCCGCGGGCCAGGTCCCACGAATGGCGCACCATCAACCTGGACAACGGCGTGGACTTGAGCATCTGGCGCCAGTTCGACCGCACGAACGGCAATGCGCTGCAACATTTTACGGGTGTGACGGCCAGCTATCCCGACCCGGCCATGCCGCCGGAGTGCGCCGAAGACGTCGAGGTGACGACCAGCAGCTACGTTCGGTGGCCGAACGCGGTGCGGCCGCTGGTGCGGCCGGTCGCGGCGGCCCGCTACATGCCGGATCGGCACCGGATCACCTGCGCCACACTGCAACTGGACGTCATCGGGGAGCCGCTGGTGGCGGCCCCGGCGCACGGCCTGCCGATCGAATACATGGAAGGCCCGTACCGCTACCGCGGAACGTTGTGGGGCAAACCCGTGACCGGGTTCGCGTTCAACGAGCGCTCACTGGCGCTGTATCGGGATTGGGAGCTGGTCGAGGTGCTGGCCACCACCGTCGCGAACACCGAACCCGCCGCCCCGGACCTGCAGACGATGGTGGATCGGGTGGCGCCGCTGGTGACCTCCGGCCGTCGCGGCGAGGCGGTGGAACTGCTCACCAGGGTGGCGCCTGTGG
- a CDS encoding nuclear transport factor 2 family protein produces MTLTYQQEQLLQAATGRAAILDLDARHNRALSDGDRDRWIATFRHSGASYTRDGELFDDLRAAFHGGDGQRLVTVDHEIRIDGVHATQHCVAVLFGAMYGDTTLRATGTYRDELIYERGGWHFTSRVLEWDSVPSRHPLVM; encoded by the coding sequence ATGACCCTGACCTATCAGCAAGAGCAGCTCCTCCAAGCCGCGACGGGCCGCGCCGCCATCCTGGATCTGGACGCCCGGCACAATCGGGCCCTTTCCGACGGCGATCGCGATCGCTGGATCGCCACCTTCCGCCATTCCGGCGCCAGTTACACGCGCGATGGCGAGTTGTTCGACGATCTGCGCGCTGCTTTCCACGGCGGCGACGGACAGCGCCTGGTCACGGTCGATCACGAGATCCGCATCGACGGCGTCCACGCGACCCAGCATTGTGTCGCCGTGCTTTTCGGCGCCATGTATGGCGACACCACCCTCCGCGCCACCGGGACATACCGTGACGAGCTGATCTATGAGCGTGGCGGCTGGCACTTCACTTCTCGTGTGCTCGAATGGGATTCGGTGCCGAGCCGGCACCCGCTCGTCATGTGA
- a CDS encoding MaoC family dehydratase: MTGADLDWNEITVPADLPEVVDQISYQRVVENAGATWDYFPGHFDPGYAQSQGNPTIYVNTMHLAGFADRVATDWAGPSSRVVRRSMRLTGSVYAGDTMVGRGRAVAKRRDASVDPPRRLVDIQIRVTNQHGALCCPVELTLQLPDRRT, translated from the coding sequence GTGACCGGTGCGGACCTGGACTGGAACGAGATCACCGTTCCCGCCGACCTGCCCGAGGTGGTCGACCAGATCAGCTACCAGCGGGTGGTGGAGAACGCCGGAGCAACCTGGGACTATTTCCCCGGCCATTTCGATCCGGGTTATGCCCAAAGCCAAGGGAACCCAACGATTTACGTCAACACCATGCATCTCGCCGGATTCGCCGACCGCGTCGCAACCGATTGGGCCGGCCCGAGCAGCCGCGTGGTGCGCCGATCCATGCGGCTGACCGGTTCCGTGTACGCCGGCGACACCATGGTCGGCCGGGGCCGGGCGGTGGCCAAGCGGCGGGACGCCTCGGTGGACCCGCCGCGCCGCCTCGTCGACATCCAGATCCGGGTGACCAATCAGCATGGCGCGCTGTGCTGCCCGGTCGAGCTCACCCTGCAGCTGCCCGACCGGCGGACATGA
- a CDS encoding aldehyde dehydrogenase: protein MTEIPGHRSYDELFIGGRWRKPASPRQLAVISPHSEEPVGHAQAAGPEDVDAAVAAARRAFDHGPWPRMTPAERMAKLDELAAIYAGHIDEMADLITAEMGSPRSFSRLGQAAGAASMMHLTLAFARNFPWVERRQGVLGEVHLHRAPVGVVGAIVPWNVPQFLIMPKLIPALVAGCAVVIKPAPETPLDALWLAEMIERVGLPEGVVSVLPGGPDVGETLVRHPGVDKIAFTGSSATGRRIAALCGEQLKRVSLELGGKSAAIVLDDADIGKTVAGLKTAGLMNNGQACVAQTRILVSERRHDELVDALAQMMSGLRVGDPADEATDVGPLVAQRQQRRVRDYIRSGQREGARLILGGDDSPVERGWYVRPTLFADATNEMRIAREEIFGPVLTVLRYRDEDDAIRIANDSDYGLAGSVWTADTAHGLQIAARVRAGTYGINMYMLDISSPFGGFKQSGLGREFGPEGLDEYVELQSVVCNGTMPPL, encoded by the coding sequence ATGACGGAAATCCCCGGCCACCGTTCGTATGACGAGCTTTTCATCGGGGGGCGCTGGCGCAAGCCCGCCAGCCCCCGACAGCTCGCGGTCATTTCCCCGCACTCCGAGGAGCCGGTCGGCCACGCCCAGGCGGCCGGCCCCGAGGACGTCGACGCGGCGGTGGCCGCCGCACGACGGGCCTTCGACCACGGCCCGTGGCCGCGCATGACGCCTGCGGAGCGGATGGCCAAGCTCGACGAGCTAGCCGCGATCTACGCCGGTCACATCGACGAGATGGCCGACCTGATCACCGCGGAGATGGGATCGCCGCGCAGCTTCAGCAGGCTCGGCCAGGCCGCGGGCGCCGCGTCGATGATGCACCTCACCCTGGCGTTCGCTCGCAACTTCCCGTGGGTGGAACGCCGCCAGGGCGTGCTCGGCGAGGTACACCTGCACCGCGCCCCGGTCGGGGTGGTCGGTGCCATAGTGCCGTGGAACGTGCCGCAATTCCTGATCATGCCCAAGCTGATTCCCGCCCTCGTCGCCGGCTGCGCCGTCGTCATCAAGCCGGCGCCCGAAACACCTTTGGACGCTCTATGGTTGGCCGAGATGATCGAGCGGGTGGGCCTGCCCGAGGGCGTGGTATCGGTGCTGCCCGGCGGACCCGATGTCGGCGAGACACTAGTGCGCCATCCGGGCGTGGACAAGATCGCATTCACCGGCTCCAGTGCCACCGGGCGCCGGATCGCGGCGCTGTGCGGGGAACAGCTCAAGCGGGTGAGCCTGGAACTGGGCGGCAAGTCGGCGGCGATCGTTCTCGACGACGCCGACATCGGCAAGACCGTGGCCGGCCTGAAGACGGCCGGCCTGATGAACAACGGGCAGGCCTGCGTCGCGCAGACCCGCATCCTGGTCAGCGAACGGCGCCACGACGAGTTGGTCGACGCCCTGGCACAGATGATGTCGGGCCTGCGCGTCGGGGATCCCGCCGACGAGGCCACCGACGTCGGACCCCTTGTCGCGCAACGGCAACAGCGCCGGGTGCGGGACTACATCCGGTCCGGGCAGCGGGAAGGCGCGCGCCTGATCCTCGGTGGCGACGACAGCCCGGTCGAGCGCGGCTGGTACGTGCGGCCAACCCTGTTCGCCGACGCCACCAACGAGATGCGCATCGCGCGGGAGGAGATTTTCGGCCCGGTGTTGACCGTCCTGCGTTACCGCGACGAGGACGACGCGATCCGGATCGCCAACGACAGCGACTACGGCTTGGCCGGTTCGGTGTGGACGGCCGACACCGCGCACGGTCTGCAGATCGCCGCCCGGGTGCGCGCCGGCACCTACGGCATCAACATGTACATGCTCGACATCAGTAGCCCGTTCGGCGGCTTCAAGCAGTCGGGCCTGGGACGCGAGTTCGGGCCGGAGGGCCTCGACGAGTACGTCGAGCTGCAATCGGTGGTGTGCAACGGCACAATGCCGCCGCTATGA